A genomic region of Alistipes megaguti contains the following coding sequences:
- the rplK gene encoding 50S ribosomal protein L11, which yields MAKEVAAFIKLQIKGGAANPSPPVGPALGSKGVNIMDFCKQFNARTQDKAGKVLPVIITVYSDKSFEFVVKQPPVAVQLKEAAKIKSGSAQPNRTKVAQVTWDQVREIAQDKMADMNCFTLESAMRMVAGTARSMGISVVGEFPNL from the coding sequence ATGGCAAAAGAGGTTGCTGCATTTATTAAATTGCAGATCAAAGGTGGTGCCGCCAATCCTTCGCCCCCGGTTGGTCCCGCGTTGGGTTCCAAGGGAGTCAATATCATGGACTTCTGCAAGCAATTCAACGCGCGTACGCAGGACAAGGCGGGCAAGGTCCTGCCGGTGATCATCACCGTTTACAGCGACAAGTCTTTCGAGTTCGTTGTAAAACAGCCGCCCGTAGCCGTCCAGCTGAAGGAAGCTGCCAAGATCAAGAGCGGTTCGGCTCAGCCCAACCGTACGAAGGTCGCTCAGGTCACTTGGGATCAGGTCCGCGAGATCGCTCAGGACAAGATGGCCGACATGAACTGCTTTACGCTGGAATCCGCTATGCGCATGGTAGCCGGTACCGCTCGCAGTATGGGTATCAGTGTCGTCGGAGAATTTCCTAACTTGTAA
- the rplA gene encoding 50S ribosomal protein L1 — protein sequence MSKLTKNQKIAYAKVEARKAYKLPEAAALLKEITFTKFDASVDIDVRLGVDPRKANQMVRGVVTLPHGTGKTVRVLVLCSPEKEAEAKAAGADFVGLDEFVDKIKGGWTDVDVIICTPNVMGKVGALGRILGPRGLMPNPKTGTVTMEVGKAVSEVKAGKIDFKVDKFGIIHTTVGKISFTAEQIVENAKEVLNTIIKLKPAAAKGSYVKSIYLSTTMSPGVQIDAKSVETK from the coding sequence ATGAGTAAGTTGACAAAAAATCAAAAGATCGCCTACGCAAAGGTGGAAGCCCGCAAGGCTTACAAACTGCCCGAGGCCGCCGCTCTTCTGAAGGAAATTACGTTCACGAAATTCGATGCTTCCGTTGATATCGACGTTCGTCTGGGTGTAGACCCCCGCAAGGCCAATCAGATGGTCCGCGGCGTGGTGACGCTGCCTCACGGTACGGGCAAGACCGTTCGCGTGCTGGTGCTCTGCTCCCCCGAGAAGGAGGCTGAGGCAAAGGCTGCCGGAGCCGATTTCGTAGGTCTGGACGAGTTCGTCGACAAGATCAAGGGCGGTTGGACCGACGTTGACGTGATCATCTGTACTCCCAATGTGATGGGTAAGGTGGGAGCCCTGGGCCGTATCCTCGGTCCGCGCGGCCTGATGCCGAACCCCAAGACCGGTACGGTGACGATGGAGGTCGGAAAAGCCGTCAGCGAGGTGAAGGCCGGCAAGATCGACTTTAAGGTTGACAAGTTCGGTATCATCCACACCACGGTAGGCAAGATCTCGTTCACGGCCGAGCAGATCGTCGAAAACGCCAAGGAGGTGCTCAACACGATCATCAAGCTCAAGCCGGCCGCTGCCAAAGGTTCTTATGTGAAGAGTATCTATCTCTCGACCACGATGAGCCCCGGCGTGCAGATTGATGCCAAATCAGTAGAAACCAAATAA
- the rplJ gene encoding 50S ribosomal protein L10, translating to MTKEEKLVVINSLAEQLQAYPHFYIADIESLNAEQTAALRRKCFESDVKLVVVKNTLLGKALEKVEKADADLVKVLEGPTSIMFANVAKAPAVLIKEFRKKSEKPVLKAAFAEGCVYIGDDKLDALCNIKSKEELIADVIALLQSPAKNVISALQANAGQKIAGLVKTLESRNN from the coding sequence ATGACTAAGGAAGAAAAACTGGTTGTAATCAACAGCCTCGCCGAGCAGCTCCAGGCTTATCCTCACTTCTACATCGCCGACATCGAGTCGCTCAACGCCGAGCAGACCGCTGCCCTGCGCCGCAAGTGTTTCGAGAGCGATGTGAAGCTGGTGGTCGTCAAGAACACGCTCCTGGGCAAAGCCCTCGAGAAGGTGGAGAAGGCCGATGCTGATCTGGTAAAAGTATTGGAGGGTCCTACCTCGATCATGTTCGCCAATGTGGCCAAAGCCCCGGCGGTGCTGATCAAGGAGTTCCGCAAGAAGTCCGAGAAACCCGTCCTGAAGGCCGCTTTCGCCGAGGGATGCGTCTACATCGGCGACGACAAGCTGGACGCCCTCTGCAACATCAAGAGCAAGGAGGAACTTATCGCAGACGTTATCGCCCTGCTTCAGTCCCCGGCCAAGAATGTTATTTCTGCATTGCAGGCTAATGCAGGCCAAAAGATTGCGGGCCTCGTGAAGACGCTCGAATCGAGAAACAACTAA